The Curtobacterium sp. MCSS17_015 genomic sequence ACGATCGCCGCGAACCCCTCACACCTCGAGGCGGTGGACGGCGTGCTCGAGGGCATCGTCCGCGCCAAGCAGGACCGGAAGCCCGCCGGCACGTTCGGCACGCTCCCGGTGCTCGTGCACGGCGACGCCGCGATGGCGGGCCAGGGCGTCGTCGTCGAGACCCTGCAGATGTCGCAGCTGCGTGGCTACCGCACCGGCGGCACCGTGCACCTCGTCATCAACAACCAGGTCGGGTTCACCACGCCGCCGGAGTCCGCTCGCACGTCGGTGTACTCGACCGACGTGGCGAAGACGATCCAGGCGCCGGTCTTCCACGTGAACGGCGACGACCCGGAGGCCGTGGCCCGCGTCGCCGACCTGGCGTTCGCGTACCGCGAGGAGTTCCACCGCGACGTCGTCATCGACCTCGTCTGCTACCGCCGACGCGGCCACAACGAGGGCGACGACCCCTCGATGACGCAGCCGCTCATGTACAACCTCATCGAGGCGAAGCGCTCCGTCCGCACCCTGTACACCGAGGCCCTCGTCGGCCGTGGTGACATCACGCAGCAGGAGTACGACGACGCGCACCGCGACTTCCAGGACCGCCTGGAGCGAGCCTTCGCCGAGACGCACGAGGCGCAGACCGGCACGATGCCGGCGGTGGGTGACTCCGGAGCCGTGAACGGGCTCGAGCGGCCCACCGCGCAGCGCGACGACTCCGAGCTCGAGGTGCACGACACCGCCGTCTCGCAGGAACTCGTCGAACTCATCGGGGACGCGCACGGCAACCCGCCGTCGGGCTTCTCCATCCACCCGAAGCTGCAGCAGCTCCTCACCAAGCGCCGCGAGATGACCCGAGCGGGCGGGATCGACTGGGCGATGGCCGAGCTGATGGCCATCGGCTCGATCCTGACGGAGGGCAAGCCGGTCCGACTCGCCGGGCAGGACGCCCGCCGCGGCACCTTCGTGCAGCGCCAAGCGGTGTTCCACGACCGGACGAACGGCCAGGAGTGGCTGCCGCTCGCCAACCTGACCGAGGACCAGGCACGCTTCTTCATCTACGACTCGCTGCTCAGCGAGTACGCGGCGATGGCGTTCGAGTACGGCTACTCGGTCGAGCGACCTGAAGCACTCGTGCTCTGGGAGGCGCAGTTCGGCGACTTCGCCAACGGCGCCCAGACCGTGATCGACGAGTTCATCTCGTCCGCCGAGCAGAAGTGGGGCCAGCGCTCGGGCCTGGTGCTGCTGCTCCCCCACGGTTACGAGGGCCAGGGACCGGACCACTCCTCCGGTCGCATCGAGCGGTACCTGCAGCTCTGCGCGCAGGACAACATGGTGGTCGCCCGCCCGTCGACCCCGGCGTCGTACTTCCACCTGCTCCGTCGTCAGGCGTGGGCGAAGCCGCAGAAGCCGCTCATCGTCTTCTCGCCGAAGGCGATGCTCCGCCTGCGCCAGGCGACGAGCGCGGTCGCCGACTTCACCTCGGGGACGTTCGAGGAGGTCCTGGACGACGACCGTCTGCAGGCGAACGGCGTCGACCGCGGGTCGGTGCGCCGGGTCGTGCTGCACTCGGGCAAGATCCACCACGACCTGCGGGCCGAGGCGGAGAAGCGCGGCGTCACCGACGTGGCACTCGTCCGGCTCGAGCAGCTCGCGCCGCTCCCGCTCGACCGGATCCTCGAGGTCCTGTCGGGCTACCCGCAGGCCGAGGTCGTGTTCGCGCAGGAGGAGCCCGAGAACCAGGGAGCCTGGCCGTTCGTGTGCATGAACCTCTCGCCGCACCTGGACGGTCGACCGCTGTCGGTCGCCGCCCGCACGGCGAGTGCGGCCCCGGCGACGGGATCGTCCAAGCGCAGCGCCCAGGAGGCCGCCGACGTCATCGACCGCGCGTTGAGCGCTTGAGCGCGTCGGCCTGAGCCGACCAGGAAGCGCCTCGTGCAGAAGTCCGATGGACTCCAGCACGAGGCGCTCCGACGTTCGCGAGGGATGCAACAGCGTTCGCTAGACCAACCTCGTGTAGCGGACTCCGGCCTCGTGGTAGCCGCGGCGCTGGTAGAAGCGGTGCGCGTTGTCGGTCGCCGCGGCACTGACGGCGGACAGTCGGCGTGCGCCCTGCTCGGCCGCCCACGTCTCGAAGGTGCCGAGGAGCGCGGAACCGGTGCCGTGCCTCCTGGCCGTGGGGTCGACGACCAGCAGCAGGAGCTGCGCGGTCGGCTCGTCACCGGCGTAGGTCCACGTGACCTGCGCTCCGGCGACCGCGATCGGTCGACCGTCGTCACCGCGGACGACCCAGGTGCGGTGCCCCGCCTCGGACGTGAGGCGCTCGAGCCGCGACCGCATGGCGTCGGGCTCGACCTGGTGACCGAGCAGGCGCATCAGGTCGGTCACCGCGGCGACGTCGGGTTCGGTCCAGGTGCTGATCGGCTCGGCGTCGGTCATGCCCGCACCCTACCCGCTCGCGACGGCGCCACCGTGTGGTGTGACGCGGCCGGGGTCGGGTCAGTGGGTCGACTGCACCGCACGGAGTCGAGCGAGGACCTCGTCACGGAGCCGCTCCGGCGCGGTCTCCTGGCACGCGCGCTTGACGGTCTCCATGAGCACCACGCCGACACGGTGCTCCGTGAGGCAGTCCTCACACCCGTCCATGTGCTCGCGGATGTCCGCGGCGTCCTCGTGACGGAGCTCGTCGTGGAGGAACTCCTCGAGCTCCGCCTTCGCCTTCGAGCAGTCGCACCCGCTCATCGTGCGTCCTTCCGGGTCGAGCGGGAACCGGCCGTCGTGGCCGCCCGCGTGCCTGCACCTCGGCCTCGTCCGCGCATCGTCGCCGTCGACGCTGCGTCCGGGACGACACCGGTCTCGCGTGCGTGGTCCGCCAGCAGTCCGCGCAGGAGCCGGCGCCCACGGTGGAGGCGGCTCATGACCGTCCCCACGGGGGTCTTCATGATGTCGGCGATCTCCTGGTAGGAGAACCCTTCGACATCGGCGAAGTAGACAGCCATGCGGAAGTCCTCCGGGATGGCCTGCAGCGCGTCCTTCACGGCGGAGGACGGCAGGTGGTCGATGGCGTCCGCCTCGGCGGACCGCGCCGAGATCGACTGCGTCACGCTCTCCGCGCCGCCCAGCTGCCAGTCCTCGAGCTCGTCGATCGTGCCCTGGTACGGGTTCCGCTGGTTCTTGCGGTACGTGTTGATGAACGTGTTGGTGAGGATCCGGTAGAGCCACGCCTTGAGGTTCGTGCCCTGGCGGAACTGTCGGAAGGCGGCGAACGCCTTGACGAAGGTCTCCTGCACGAGGTCGGACGCATCGGCGGGGTTGCGGGTCATCCGCATGGCGGCGCCGTAGAGCTGGTCCATGAACGGCAGCGCCTGGTCCTCGAACAACCGGCGCAGCTCGTGCTCCGACACCGTCTTCGCGTCGACGGGTTCGTCGTCGACGAGTTCCTCGTCCTCGACGGCGTCGAGCTGCGCCTCGGTCTCCTCGACCAGGTCGTCCGGTGCGTGCTGCGGTTCGTCGGTCGTCATCGCCCGCCAGTCTAGGCGGACGCGGATGTCCGGGCCCTGCGGCTCGGCCAGCGTCGTGACGGCCGACGGCAGCAGGTCCGCGGCGGCCGGTCGTGACGGTGCGAGTGCGATCACCGTGCTCCTCCCGATGGGTTCAGTAGTGTGGTGAACCGATGGCAGCCACGACGCATTCCCGCCCCTGGACCGCCCCCGTCGCGCCGGGCCCGCTCGCCGGGGACGTCGCCCTGCCCGGGTCGAAGTCGCTGACGAACCGTGAGCTCGTCCTCGCGGCCCTCGCGGACGGCCCCTCCACCATCCGGCTGCCCCTGCACTCACGGGACTCCGCACTCATGTCGACGGCGCTCCGACAGCTCGGCGTCGGCATCGACGAGGTCGATCCGGCCGCGGGCGACCCGGCGAACCCGTACGGTCCGGACCTCCGGGTGACCCCCGCTGCCCTGCACGGCGGCGTGCGCGTGGACTGCGGCCTCGCGGGCACGGTCATGCGCTTCCTGCCGCCCCTCGCAGCCCTGGCCGAGGGGCCCGTCACGATCGACGGCGACCCCTACGCCCGCAAGCGCCCGATGGCGGCGATCATCCGAGCGCTCGTGGACCTCGGCGTCGACGTCACCGACGACGGTGCGGGCGCGATGCCCTTCACGTTCGTCGGCTCCGGCTCGGTCCGCGGCGGCACGCTCGACATCGACGCCTCGGCATCGTCCCAGTTCGTCTCCGGCCTGCTGCTGTCCGCACCGCGCTTCGACGAGGGCCTGCACCTCCGCCA encodes the following:
- a CDS encoding GNAT family N-acetyltransferase; the encoded protein is MTDAEPISTWTEPDVAAVTDLMRLLGHQVEPDAMRSRLERLTSEAGHRTWVVRGDDGRPIAVAGAQVTWTYAGDEPTAQLLLLVVDPTARRHGTGSALLGTFETWAAEQGARRLSAVSAAATDNAHRFYQRRGYHEAGVRYTRLV
- a CDS encoding zf-HC2 domain-containing protein; its protein translation is MSGCDCSKAKAELEEFLHDELRHEDAADIREHMDGCEDCLTEHRVGVVLMETVKRACQETAPERLRDEVLARLRAVQSTH
- a CDS encoding sigma-70 family RNA polymerase sigma factor, yielding MTTDEPQHAPDDLVEETEAQLDAVEDEELVDDEPVDAKTVSEHELRRLFEDQALPFMDQLYGAAMRMTRNPADASDLVQETFVKAFAAFRQFRQGTNLKAWLYRILTNTFINTYRKNQRNPYQGTIDELEDWQLGGAESVTQSISARSAEADAIDHLPSSAVKDALQAIPEDFRMAVYFADVEGFSYQEIADIMKTPVGTVMSRLHRGRRLLRGLLADHARETGVVPDAASTATMRGRGRGAGTRAATTAGSRSTRKDAR